Proteins encoded by one window of Chitinophagaceae bacterium:
- a CDS encoding DUF5672 family protein, producing MIKKKLVAVLIPLYKKEMSFFEKRSFKQCFSVLHKYPIIIVKPISLNISCITEEYKECMTASFSDFYFESIKGYNALLTSTEFYEKFLEYEYILIHQLDAYVFKDELSYWCQKNYDYIGAPWGPKYTSGIGKIKLLLLQWIAKYIKAFYKYTRYNKVGNGGFSLRKTKTFYTICLDMFSKRTHKTIIPSNPYTENEDFFWSIEVNEKEKKIKTPPLKEALLFSIEHFPEKAIQMNNNILPFGCHGWYKNKKWLTVWKKYITLE from the coding sequence TTGATAAAAAAAAAACTCGTAGCTGTTTTAATCCCTCTTTATAAAAAAGAAATGTCTTTTTTTGAAAAAAGATCATTCAAGCAGTGTTTTTCCGTCTTACATAAATACCCTATTATTATAGTAAAACCGATTTCTCTGAACATTTCTTGCATTACAGAAGAATATAAAGAATGTATGACAGCAAGTTTTTCGGATTTTTACTTTGAATCTATAAAGGGATACAATGCACTCTTGACCTCTACAGAATTTTATGAAAAATTTTTGGAATATGAATACATACTTATCCACCAATTAGATGCCTACGTGTTTAAAGATGAACTCTCCTATTGGTGCCAAAAAAATTATGATTACATAGGTGCCCCGTGGGGACCGAAATATACATCAGGCATAGGAAAAATAAAATTATTATTACTTCAATGGATAGCAAAATATATAAAAGCATTTTATAAATATACTCGTTATAATAAAGTGGGAAATGGAGGATTTTCACTGAGGAAAACAAAAACTTTTTATACCATCTGTCTTGATATGTTTTCAAAAAGAACTCATAAAACGATTATACCCTCGAATCCATACACAGAAAACGAAGATTTTTTTTGGTCCATAGAAGTAAATGAAAAAGAAAAAAAAATAAAAACCCCTCCTCTCAAAGAAGCACTCCTATTTTCCATAGAGCATTTTCCTGAAAAAGCAATACAGATGAATAATAATATACTCCCATTCGGGTGCCATGGATGGTATAAAAATAAAAAATGGCTTACCGTATGGAAAAAATATATAACCCTTGAATAA